The following coding sequences lie in one Sinorhizobium fredii USDA 257 genomic window:
- a CDS encoding DUF1194 domain-containing protein has translation MLERHGPNNAGVPAPVARNSTVAQGIVIDGLAIMLSDTPDSASIPDLDSYYKEWVIGGEGGVRHEGVRGQPILRRHSCQADDRDLRAEGQR, from the coding sequence GTGCTTGAGCGTCACGGACCCAACAATGCCGGGGTACCGGCGCCGGTTGCCCGGAACAGTACCGTCGCCCAAGGGATCGTCATCGACGGGCTCGCGATCATGTTGAGTGACACGCCGGATTCGGCTTCGATCCCGGACCTCGATAGCTATTACAAGGAATGGGTCATCGGCGGAGAAGGGGGCGTTCGTCATGAAGGTGTCCGAGGCCAGCCAATTCTCCGCCGCCATTCTTGCCAAGCTGACGACCGAGATCTCCGGGCTGAAGGTCAGCGTTAG
- a CDS encoding cupin domain-containing protein: MGDGTVPGNRRRYPGIVGSVTLKHTPGFVCAPIWTTAGVPSPPYDSTDPMASDGTLLQPAGGSTFLIVTFPPDAVMMSPDFRPDLAGPEHAAAAPGIAQTFEMDNPGMHTTPTMDYGIVLSGKITLELDDGATVNLGAGDSLVQHGTRHAWRNPNSEPATVAFVLIGAGTR, translated from the coding sequence TTGGGCGACGGTACTGTTCCGGGCAACCGGCGCCGGTACCCCGGCATTGTTGGGTCCGTGACGCTCAAGCACACACCGGGCTTCGTCTGCGCTCCGATCTGGACGACTGCCGGCGTTCCGTCCCCGCCATATGACAGCACGGACCCGATGGCGAGCGACGGAACTTTGCTGCAGCCCGCCGGCGGCTCGACCTTCCTCATCGTCACCTTCCCGCCGGATGCCGTGATGATGTCGCCGGATTTCAGGCCCGACCTTGCGGGTCCGGAGCACGCGGCCGCCGCGCCGGGCATCGCCCAAACCTTCGAGATGGACAATCCCGGCATGCACACCACGCCGACCATGGATTATGGCATCGTACTCAGCGGCAAGATCACCCTTGAACTCGATGACGGCGCAACGGTGAACCTCGGCGCCGGGGACAGCCTGGTTCAGCACGGCACGCGCCACGCCTGGCGCAACCCGAACAGTGAGCCGGCGACGGTCGCCTTCGTGCTGATCGGCGCCGGAACCCGATAA
- a CDS encoding GcvT family protein codes for MAEFPQRAKVVIIGLGGIVGASIAHHLIERGWDDIVGIDKSGIPTDIGSTAHASDFCYTTSHDYLSVWTTQYSIDFFEKMGHYARIGGLEVARTGDDVWMEEIKRKLSSAKAFGTRAHYVSPAEIKKMFPLIEEDQVMGGMFDPDAGLVIPRSQTVAGKLVDAAEKSGKLQVFGNTPATSLLVENGRIKGVVTHRGTIMADHVIVCAGIWGRLIAEMVGEDLPVMPVDHPLTFFGPYNEFEGTGKEIGFPLLRDQGNSAYMRDTGDPKTTEGGQIEWGYYEATNPRLCHPRDILEKHEARLSPSQRDLEMEQIIEPLERAMELTPILGELGYNEGHSFNGLLQVSAAGGPSCGESQKVRGLWYCVAIWVKDGPGYGKLIADWMTDGRTEIDHASIDYARFYPHQLEEKFIENRCFEAAQKIYFPAVHTREPYASSRNVKRSPFYEREKELGGYFMELGGWERAHGYAANEHLLEKYGNRVPMRENEWDNRHFWRVSNAEHLAMSEDCGIVNLSHFHMVDIEGPDHVELLEWLCAAKIGGDGNIGKGIYTHFLDDEGMVRADFTVFRMADRCRLVNGADAGPRDFHYMRRVAEDRGLDVTITDVSEKFITIGIWGPNARETLKKVVADPAGLDPQNFPFASIQQIEIAGKPVSAFRISYVGEQGWELHMKYEDGLAVWDALRATGVMAFGVETYANSRRMEKSLRLQNADLLTQYNLIEADLARPKVKEADFRGKAKHLEYKAREHQPAMLCTLVMTENTDRNGVKRYPVGNLPVMDPGSGEVLIDELGRRSYTTSIAYGPTIGKNIALAYLPWSHCQVGRKLQVEYFGETYPVEVAGVGYKPLYDPENLKPRS; via the coding sequence ATGGCAGAGTTTCCGCAAAGGGCGAAGGTCGTAATCATCGGTCTGGGTGGCATCGTTGGCGCATCGATCGCCCATCACCTGATCGAGCGTGGATGGGACGATATCGTCGGCATCGACAAGTCCGGCATCCCGACCGACATTGGCTCGACGGCGCATGCCTCCGACTTCTGCTACACGACCAGCCACGACTATCTATCGGTCTGGACGACGCAATACTCGATCGACTTCTTCGAGAAGATGGGCCACTACGCCCGCATCGGCGGCCTGGAAGTCGCACGCACCGGCGACGACGTCTGGATGGAGGAGATCAAGCGCAAGCTTTCCTCCGCCAAGGCCTTCGGCACCCGCGCGCACTATGTCTCGCCGGCCGAAATCAAGAAGATGTTCCCGCTGATCGAGGAAGATCAGGTCATGGGCGGCATGTTCGATCCGGACGCCGGCCTGGTCATCCCGCGCTCGCAGACGGTTGCCGGCAAGCTGGTCGATGCGGCGGAAAAGTCCGGCAAGCTGCAGGTCTTCGGCAATACGCCGGCAACTTCGCTCCTCGTCGAGAACGGTCGCATCAAGGGTGTCGTCACGCATCGCGGCACGATCATGGCCGACCATGTCATCGTCTGCGCCGGCATCTGGGGCCGCTTGATCGCCGAAATGGTCGGCGAAGACCTGCCGGTCATGCCGGTCGACCATCCGCTCACCTTCTTCGGCCCGTACAACGAATTCGAAGGCACCGGCAAGGAAATCGGCTTCCCGCTGCTGCGCGACCAGGGCAACTCGGCCTATATGCGCGACACCGGCGACCCGAAGACCACCGAAGGCGGCCAGATAGAGTGGGGCTACTACGAGGCCACCAATCCGCGCCTCTGCCATCCGCGCGACATTCTCGAAAAGCACGAGGCACGCCTGTCGCCCTCGCAGCGCGACCTTGAGATGGAGCAGATCATCGAACCGCTCGAGCGCGCCATGGAACTGACGCCGATCCTCGGTGAGCTTGGCTATAACGAGGGCCACTCCTTTAACGGCCTGCTGCAGGTATCGGCCGCCGGCGGCCCCTCCTGCGGCGAGAGCCAGAAGGTACGCGGTCTCTGGTACTGCGTCGCCATCTGGGTGAAGGACGGCCCGGGCTACGGCAAGCTGATCGCCGACTGGATGACGGACGGGCGCACCGAGATCGACCATGCCTCGATCGACTACGCCCGCTTCTACCCGCACCAGCTCGAAGAGAAGTTCATCGAGAACCGCTGCTTCGAGGCGGCGCAGAAGATCTACTTCCCGGCCGTGCATACGCGTGAGCCCTATGCGAGCAGCCGCAACGTCAAGCGCTCGCCCTTCTACGAGCGCGAGAAGGAACTCGGCGGCTACTTCATGGAACTCGGCGGCTGGGAGCGCGCACATGGCTATGCCGCCAACGAGCACCTCTTGGAAAAATACGGCAACCGCGTTCCGATGCGCGAAAACGAGTGGGACAACCGCCATTTCTGGCGCGTCTCCAACGCCGAACATCTGGCGATGAGCGAGGATTGCGGCATCGTCAACCTCTCGCACTTCCACATGGTCGACATCGAAGGTCCGGACCACGTCGAGCTTCTCGAGTGGCTTTGCGCCGCCAAGATCGGCGGAGACGGCAATATCGGCAAGGGCATCTACACCCACTTCCTTGATGACGAGGGCATGGTGCGGGCCGACTTCACCGTCTTCCGCATGGCCGACCGCTGCCGTCTCGTAAACGGCGCCGATGCCGGCCCGCGCGACTTCCACTACATGCGCCGTGTCGCGGAAGACCGCGGCCTCGACGTCACCATCACAGACGTATCGGAGAAGTTCATCACCATCGGCATCTGGGGCCCCAATGCCCGCGAAACGCTGAAGAAGGTGGTTGCCGATCCGGCCGGCCTCGATCCGCAGAACTTCCCCTTCGCCTCGATCCAGCAGATCGAGATCGCCGGCAAGCCGGTCTCCGCCTTCCGCATCTCCTATGTCGGCGAGCAGGGCTGGGAATTGCACATGAAGTACGAGGACGGCCTGGCCGTCTGGGATGCGCTGCGCGCCACGGGCGTCATGGCCTTCGGCGTCGAGACCTATGCGAACTCGCGCCGCATGGAAAAGAGCCTGCGCCTCCAGAACGCGGATCTTCTCACCCAGTACAACCTCATCGAGGCCGACCTTGCCCGTCCTAAGGTCAAGGAAGCGGACTTCCGCGGCAAGGCGAAGCATCTGGAGTACAAGGCACGCGAGCACCAGCCCGCCATGCTCTGCACGCTCGTCATGACCGAGAACACCGACAGGAACGGCGTGAAGCGCTACCCGGTCGGCAACCTGCCGGTCATGGACCCGGGGAGCGGCGAGGTGCTGATAGACGAACTCGGCCGCCGCTCCTACACCACCTCGATCGCCTACGGTCCGACGATCGGCAAGAACATTGCGCTCGCCTATCTGCCCTGGTCCCATTGCCAGGTCGGCCGCAAGCTGCAGGTCGAGTATTTCGGTGAGACCTACCCGGTCGAGGTCGCAGGCGTCGGCTACAAGCCGCTCTACGACCCGGAAAACCTCAAGCCGCGCAGCTGA
- a CDS encoding branched-chain amino acid ABC transporter permease, whose translation MRLSSKTTTLLVLAALIALAPLFFPSSYYFRVGSLIFVNGLAVTGLVVLTGYAGQISLGHAGFVGIGAYACALAPVHLGLNPLAAAVVGAALSGGLAWLVGRPILRLKGYYLAVASLGFGALVSMVLANEAQVTGGPDGMTVPDPGLRALLKSAGLDLSNSAFWYAFSGGILVIGAWLALNLYHSPTGRALRALHGSEVAARTVGVDVARFKLQAFVISAVYASLSGSLLALQNKFITPDVAGYMHSIELVTMTVLGGAGSVIGAVSGAMILTTLPQVLTVFQEYEQVMLGLVMMLVMIFMRDGLLPSLSRRIRGRGE comes from the coding sequence ATGCGGCTCTCTTCAAAGACAACGACTTTGCTCGTGCTTGCCGCACTGATCGCACTGGCGCCCCTGTTTTTTCCCTCGTCCTATTATTTCCGCGTCGGTTCGCTGATCTTCGTCAACGGGCTGGCGGTGACCGGGCTTGTCGTGCTCACCGGTTATGCCGGCCAGATCAGCCTCGGCCACGCCGGTTTCGTCGGCATCGGCGCCTATGCCTGCGCGCTGGCGCCGGTTCATCTCGGTCTCAACCCGCTTGCGGCGGCCGTCGTCGGAGCGGCGCTCTCGGGCGGTCTCGCCTGGCTCGTCGGGCGGCCGATCCTGCGTCTGAAGGGCTATTACCTGGCCGTGGCAAGCCTCGGCTTCGGCGCGCTGGTATCCATGGTACTCGCCAACGAGGCGCAGGTCACCGGCGGTCCGGACGGCATGACAGTACCCGATCCGGGGCTCAGAGCGTTGCTCAAATCGGCGGGTCTCGATCTCTCGAATTCCGCCTTCTGGTACGCGTTTTCGGGGGGTATCCTGGTGATCGGCGCCTGGCTGGCATTGAACCTCTATCACAGCCCCACGGGTCGGGCCTTGCGCGCGCTTCACGGATCGGAAGTTGCGGCCCGCACTGTCGGTGTCGACGTGGCGCGCTTCAAGCTGCAGGCCTTCGTCATCTCGGCCGTCTACGCCTCCCTTTCAGGCTCGCTGCTGGCACTGCAGAACAAGTTCATCACGCCGGATGTGGCGGGCTACATGCATTCGATCGAACTGGTCACCATGACCGTCCTCGGCGGCGCCGGATCGGTGATCGGCGCGGTCAGCGGCGCGATGATCCTGACGACGCTGCCGCAGGTCCTGACCGTGTTCCAGGAATACGAGCAGGTCATGCTCGGCCTCGTCATGATGCTGGTGATGATCTTCATGCGTGATGGCCTGCTGCCGAGTCTCTCGCGCAGAATCCGGGGGAGGGGAGAATGA
- a CDS encoding ABC transporter ATP-binding protein — translation MSLLQVEGLGIDFGGLRAVHDVSFSLGAGEIVSVIGPNGAGKTTLFNMISGVYRPGQGRVKLAGEDVTGMEPHLLARRGLSRTFQNLQIFQAMTVLENAIAGHHLHEKGPVLADLFSLPSSRRRAREAESSARLLLERVGLGRAEAQEAGSLSYGALKRLEIARALALKPRVLLLDEPAAGCNAVETEEIDRLIAEVAAEGVAILLVEHDMKMVMRISNHIVVLDHGEKIAEGAPTKVSRDPRVIEAYLGPQAREAADAHG, via the coding sequence ATGAGCCTGCTTCAGGTTGAAGGTCTGGGCATCGATTTCGGCGGCCTGCGTGCCGTCCACGATGTCAGCTTTTCTCTCGGCGCCGGCGAGATCGTCTCGGTGATCGGACCGAACGGCGCCGGCAAGACGACGCTCTTCAACATGATCTCCGGCGTCTATCGGCCCGGGCAGGGGCGCGTGAAGCTTGCCGGCGAGGACGTGACCGGCATGGAGCCGCATCTGCTCGCCCGCCGCGGCCTTTCCCGCACCTTCCAGAATCTGCAGATCTTCCAGGCGATGACCGTGCTGGAGAATGCGATCGCCGGACATCATCTGCATGAGAAGGGGCCGGTTCTCGCCGATCTATTCAGCCTGCCGTCTTCGCGCCGCCGCGCCCGCGAGGCAGAATCCAGTGCGCGCCTGCTGCTCGAGCGAGTGGGTCTCGGCCGCGCTGAGGCCCAGGAAGCGGGCTCGCTCTCCTATGGCGCGCTGAAGCGTCTCGAAATCGCCCGCGCGCTGGCGCTGAAACCGCGCGTCCTTCTCCTCGATGAACCAGCGGCCGGCTGCAATGCGGTCGAGACGGAGGAGATCGACCGGCTGATCGCCGAAGTCGCGGCCGAAGGCGTGGCGATCCTTCTCGTCGAGCATGACATGAAGATGGTGATGCGCATCTCCAACCACATCGTCGTTCTGGATCATGGCGAGAAGATTGCCGAAGGCGCGCCGACGAAGGTGTCGCGCGATCCGCGCGTCATCGAGGCCTATCTCGGGCCGCAAGCGAGGGAGGCGGCCGATGCTCACGGTTGA
- a CDS encoding 3-hydroxyacyl-CoA dehydrogenase NAD-binding domain-containing protein, whose translation MTVSIERQGEIAVVTVNNPPVNALSQALRQGLFDAAEALDADRSVKAVVLACAGRTFIAGADVGEFGKPPMPPHLPDLVARIERAAKPWIAAIHGSALGGGFEVTLGCRFRVAVSSASVGLPEVRLGIVPGAGGTVRLPRLAGVETAVDMVTTGTPVGARKAHEAGLIDAVIEDDLVAGAVAFARAALDRPLPDALRDRPVAAVAEGFWEAAAKTVAARAKREEAPLSALACVRRAAEVDFETAIAFERETFLALRGSAQAAALRHVFFAECAATRPPELAGVTPWTIRSAAVIGGGTMGAGIAAALRDAGLPVILVERDDGAVERGLANLRAIFHSAAKRGRISTDAAADRMAGITGTTDYAALSDVDLVIEAVFEDLDVKRDVFARLAAACRDNAILATNTSYLDPERIAEGIRRPERFLGLHFFSPAQMMKLLEIIPTRASAPAVVAAGFALARMLNKIPVRAGICDGFIGNRILKVTRAQAERLLLSGATPPAVDAAMRAFGLPMGPFEAQDLGGLDIAAFQRKAARARGETPFAPIADRLCAIERFGQKSGGGWYDYAPGDRTPRLSETVASIIAEEAKDWPRPDWDEDAIADCILLPMVNEGASILADGTALRASDIDLVKIHGYGFPRWRGGPMHYAQAQGLDKVVEALNALATEGLADPPCELLLEAARHGGFSDASR comes from the coding sequence ATGACCGTCAGCATCGAACGCCAAGGCGAGATCGCCGTCGTCACCGTCAATAACCCGCCGGTCAATGCGTTGTCGCAGGCGCTGCGCCAAGGGCTCTTCGACGCCGCTGAGGCGCTCGACGCCGATCGGTCGGTGAAGGCAGTGGTGCTTGCCTGTGCCGGGCGCACCTTTATCGCCGGTGCCGATGTCGGCGAATTCGGCAAGCCGCCGATGCCGCCGCACCTGCCCGACCTCGTCGCGCGGATCGAGCGGGCTGCCAAGCCCTGGATTGCGGCGATCCATGGCAGCGCGCTTGGTGGCGGCTTCGAGGTGACGCTCGGCTGCCGCTTTCGTGTGGCGGTTTCCTCGGCCAGCGTCGGCCTGCCGGAAGTCCGCCTCGGCATCGTGCCGGGCGCCGGCGGAACCGTCCGCCTGCCGCGGCTCGCCGGTGTCGAAACGGCCGTCGACATGGTGACGACCGGAACGCCGGTTGGGGCGCGCAAGGCCCACGAGGCTGGGCTGATCGACGCGGTGATCGAGGACGATCTCGTCGCTGGCGCCGTGGCATTCGCACGCGCTGCTCTCGATCGGCCCTTGCCCGACGCGCTCCGCGATCGCCCCGTTGCGGCAGTCGCGGAAGGCTTCTGGGAAGCCGCGGCAAAGACGGTCGCTGCCCGCGCGAAACGCGAGGAGGCGCCGCTGAGTGCGCTCGCCTGCGTGCGCCGCGCGGCGGAGGTAGACTTCGAGACGGCGATCGCCTTCGAGCGCGAAACCTTCCTGGCGCTGCGCGGTTCGGCGCAGGCCGCAGCGCTCCGCCATGTGTTCTTCGCCGAGTGCGCAGCGACGCGTCCGCCGGAGCTTGCCGGTGTCACACCATGGACGATCCGTTCGGCGGCGGTGATCGGCGGTGGCACAATGGGCGCCGGCATTGCCGCGGCGCTGCGCGATGCCGGCCTGCCGGTCATTCTGGTCGAGCGCGACGATGGCGCTGTCGAACGGGGGCTCGCCAACCTGCGCGCTATCTTCCATAGCGCTGCAAAGCGCGGCCGCATCTCCACCGACGCGGCCGCCGACCGGATGGCGGGGATCACCGGCACGACGGATTATGCGGCGCTTTCCGATGTCGATCTGGTCATCGAGGCCGTTTTTGAAGATCTGGACGTGAAGCGCGACGTCTTCGCGCGTCTTGCCGCCGCCTGCCGCGATAATGCGATCCTCGCCACGAACACCTCCTATCTCGATCCCGAACGGATTGCGGAGGGCATCCGTCGGCCGGAGCGCTTCTTGGGCCTTCATTTCTTCAGCCCGGCGCAGATGATGAAGCTCCTGGAAATCATACCGACGCGGGCGTCGGCTCCAGCGGTGGTTGCGGCCGGCTTCGCGCTGGCGCGGATGCTGAACAAGATTCCGGTGCGCGCCGGCATTTGCGACGGGTTCATCGGCAACCGCATCCTCAAGGTGACGCGGGCTCAGGCCGAGCGGCTCTTGCTTTCGGGCGCCACGCCTCCGGCCGTCGACGCCGCCATGCGCGCCTTCGGCCTGCCGATGGGGCCCTTCGAGGCGCAGGATCTCGGCGGACTCGACATCGCCGCGTTCCAACGCAAGGCCGCTCGCGCGCGCGGCGAGACGCCCTTCGCACCGATCGCCGATCGCCTTTGCGCGATCGAGCGCTTCGGCCAGAAGAGCGGCGGCGGCTGGTATGACTACGCGCCCGGCGACCGGACGCCGCGGCTTTCGGAAACGGTCGCGTCGATCATCGCGGAGGAGGCGAAGGACTGGCCCCGGCCGGACTGGGACGAGGACGCAATCGCCGACTGCATCCTTTTGCCGATGGTCAACGAGGGGGCAAGTATCCTTGCGGACGGCACCGCGCTCAGGGCATCCGATATCGACCTGGTGAAGATCCACGGCTACGGTTTTCCGCGCTGGCGGGGTGGGCCGATGCACTATGCGCAGGCGCAGGGCCTTGATAAGGTCGTCGAGGCGCTGAACGCGCTTGCGACCGAAGGACTAGCCGATCCGCCTTGCGAGCTTTTGCTCGAGGCTGCCCGGCACGGCGGCTTCTCCGATGCCTCTCGCTGA
- a CDS encoding aliphatic sulfonate ABC transporter substrate-binding protein — protein MITRRQTLALIGATAAALSAPSIRPVRAANEFRIGWQKNGVLALAKRTGALEKRLTEHGLSVSWAEFTSGPPLLEALGAGSLEFGPTGDVPPLFAQAAGANLLYVGSYKGTASGSAILVPKDSRIATLQDLKGKKVAFKRGSSAHNFTVKALRKAGLTTDDIEAADLAPPDAAAAFKTGGIDAWAIWDPYFAVAEADPQTRVLTTAEGIVDSWSFFFGNGDFTASQPEVIADVIDELAKVGAWAQANLNETVPALSEITGIPVELTRTILTRKGADLSKVATLSDDALTYQQALANEFHGLGILPKTLTIADFAWRPKAS, from the coding sequence ATGATCACGCGCAGACAGACCCTCGCACTCATCGGCGCTACCGCCGCGGCCTTGAGCGCGCCGAGCATCCGGCCGGTACGGGCGGCCAACGAATTCCGCATCGGCTGGCAGAAGAACGGCGTCCTGGCATTGGCGAAGCGCACCGGCGCGCTCGAGAAGCGGCTTACGGAGCATGGCTTGAGCGTGAGCTGGGCTGAGTTCACCTCGGGTCCACCGCTCCTCGAGGCGCTCGGCGCCGGTTCGCTGGAGTTCGGTCCGACCGGAGACGTTCCGCCGCTCTTTGCGCAGGCGGCCGGGGCCAATCTTCTGTATGTCGGAAGCTACAAGGGCACGGCGTCGGGCTCCGCCATTCTCGTCCCGAAGGATTCGCGGATCGCGACGCTTCAGGACCTGAAGGGGAAGAAAGTCGCCTTCAAGCGCGGCTCCAGCGCCCATAACTTCACCGTCAAGGCGCTGCGCAAGGCTGGCCTGACCACCGACGACATCGAGGCTGCCGATCTCGCGCCGCCGGATGCAGCGGCCGCCTTCAAGACGGGAGGTATCGACGCCTGGGCGATATGGGATCCCTATTTTGCCGTTGCCGAAGCGGACCCTCAGACACGGGTCCTGACAACGGCGGAAGGCATTGTGGACAGCTGGAGCTTCTTCTTCGGCAATGGAGATTTCACCGCCTCCCAGCCGGAGGTCATCGCCGATGTGATCGACGAACTGGCCAAGGTCGGCGCCTGGGCGCAGGCCAATCTCAATGAAACCGTTCCGGCGCTTTCGGAGATCACCGGCATTCCCGTCGAGCTCACCCGAACGATCCTGACGCGAAAGGGGGCCGACCTCAGCAAGGTGGCGACCCTGTCGGACGACGCACTGACCTACCAGCAGGCTCTGGCGAACGAATTCCATGGCCTCGGCATCCTGCCGAAGACGCTGACGATCGCCGACTTCGCCTGGCGGCCCAAGGCCAGCTGA
- a CDS encoding branched-chain amino acid ABC transporter permease, with product MPELMQFLLSGVTVGAVYALVALGFTIIYNASDVVNFAQGEFVMLGGMFTVFAFEAGLPLPLAALLAIIATAAIGVALNKLAIEPARGAPVVSLIIITIGASILIRGVTQIAFDKQLHRFPAFSGDTPIQIVGATILPQSLWVIAGALAVFVGLWLFFTRTLTGRAVLATANNRIAAQLVGINTKYVMTLSFALSAAIGALAGVLVTPITLTGYDIGIALALKGFAAAMLGGMGNPKGALVGGLLLGVLEALTAGYLSSQYKDAAAFVIILAVLFAMPQGLFGRKSTDRV from the coding sequence ATGCCCGAACTCATGCAATTTCTGTTGTCCGGAGTGACGGTCGGGGCGGTCTATGCGCTGGTCGCCCTCGGCTTCACCATCATCTACAACGCGTCCGATGTCGTGAATTTCGCCCAGGGCGAGTTCGTCATGCTCGGCGGCATGTTCACGGTGTTCGCTTTCGAGGCGGGGCTGCCGCTGCCGCTCGCGGCACTTCTCGCGATCATCGCCACGGCGGCGATCGGCGTGGCGCTCAACAAGCTCGCCATCGAGCCGGCGCGCGGCGCACCGGTCGTCTCGCTGATCATCATCACCATCGGTGCCTCGATTCTCATCCGCGGCGTGACGCAGATCGCCTTCGACAAGCAGCTGCACCGCTTTCCGGCCTTTTCCGGCGACACGCCCATCCAGATCGTGGGCGCGACGATCCTGCCGCAGAGCCTCTGGGTGATCGCCGGGGCGCTGGCGGTCTTCGTCGGCCTCTGGCTGTTCTTCACCCGGACGCTGACCGGCCGGGCGGTGCTCGCCACCGCCAACAATCGCATCGCCGCACAGCTGGTGGGCATCAACACCAAATACGTGATGACGCTGAGCTTCGCGCTTTCGGCGGCAATCGGCGCGCTTGCCGGCGTTCTCGTCACGCCGATCACACTCACCGGCTACGACATCGGCATCGCACTTGCGCTCAAGGGCTTCGCCGCGGCCATGCTCGGCGGCATGGGCAATCCCAAGGGCGCGCTGGTGGGCGGCCTGCTGCTCGGCGTCCTCGAGGCGCTGACCGCCGGCTATCTGAGCTCGCAATACAAGGACGCCGCCGCCTTCGTCATCATCCTCGCGGTGCTATTCGCCATGCCGCAGGGGCTCTTCGGCCGGAAATCGACGGATCGGGTGTGA
- a CDS encoding ABC transporter ATP-binding protein — protein MLTVEGLRSRYGRIEVLHGIDLEIGSGEIVAVVGANGAGKTTLLRCLSGIQPVSGGSILFRGEALTAVPAYRRLERGLAQSPEGRQIFTNLTVEENLRLGAYLFSDARVERDMEDAFALFPVLKEKRNLAAGGLSGGQQQMLAIARALMGRPSCLLLDEPSMGLAPMLVQQIFDVVKGLRALDVTVLLVEQNAFGALSIADRGYVMETGRITMTGPAGELIADERIREAYLGI, from the coding sequence ATGCTCACGGTTGAGGGATTGCGCTCGCGCTACGGGCGCATCGAGGTCCTGCACGGCATCGACCTCGAGATCGGCTCGGGTGAGATCGTCGCGGTGGTCGGCGCCAATGGCGCCGGCAAGACGACGCTCTTACGTTGCCTCTCCGGCATCCAGCCGGTCTCCGGCGGGTCGATCCTCTTTCGAGGCGAGGCGCTGACAGCGGTGCCCGCCTATCGCCGCCTAGAGCGGGGCCTGGCACAATCGCCGGAAGGCCGGCAGATCTTCACCAACCTGACGGTCGAGGAAAATCTCCGCCTCGGCGCCTATCTCTTCTCCGACGCGAGGGTGGAGCGCGACATGGAGGATGCCTTCGCCCTGTTCCCGGTGCTGAAGGAAAAGCGCAATCTCGCCGCCGGCGGGCTCTCGGGCGGCCAGCAGCAGATGCTGGCGATCGCCCGTGCGCTAATGGGGCGGCCCTCCTGCCTGCTGCTCGACGAGCCGAGCATGGGGCTGGCGCCAATGCTGGTGCAGCAGATCTTCGACGTCGTCAAAGGCCTGCGGGCGCTCGACGTCACCGTTCTCCTCGTCGAGCAGAACGCCTTCGGCGCCTTGTCGATCGCGGACCGCGGCTATGTGATGGAGACCGGGCGGATCACCATGACCGGCCCGGCCGGCGAACTCATCGCCGATGAACGAATTCGCGAAGCCTACCTGGGAATCTAA